One window of Trifolium pratense cultivar HEN17-A07 linkage group LG5, ARS_RC_1.1, whole genome shotgun sequence genomic DNA carries:
- the LOC123882984 gene encoding F-box/FBD/LRR-repeat protein At1g13570-like, with product MEEAEDKLSNLPKFILHNILSRLISEDAARTSVLSKTWLDTWYTFPYLCFCDFDFITESIQPTEDLPRKSKDFIEYVKSRLLWFWDRRLAIKEFYFAILDLRCVPNDLDLCLKLVVESGVEILSICLPKDGSISQDEKGRGGECYVLPKGVIEVKSLTKLMLEGGIRVDQAFMNHSINKFFSLRELHLLHVLLEDKQAIERLISCCPLIEVIILMLLSGSMKCLSMHGLQKLKTVYVDGIKEVYIDEASSLKSLYYCHDRLNTPFKIDFIHCKYLKELLLCFNGNTIITEKWFLELLPKFPFLETLEIWHCILSDTINISSVQLKYLKVSDCSNLKEANIDAPNLLSCGFDRFNGSKPIISFLNMSTQLQVRLSILIDDFDVFYVREVLQNIKPQNVFISLSLSIFHNYVDAPKLELLDIPSPPPSIKHMDLYILSEINETFYSDIVDFLLLCCVPETISWDLDTCINPIHSSKAFVEFFYETLRRRKDDTKCWWRDARSTTNYGTMLESLPNFPAQSNITSRLYLDL from the exons ATGGAAGAAGCGGAGGACAAATTGTCAAATCTACCAAAATTCATTCTTCATAACATACTATCAAGGCTAATATCGGAAGATGCTGCTAGGACAAGTGTTTTGTCAAAGACTTGGTTAGATACATGGTATACTTTTCCCTACTTATGTTTTTGCGATTTTGATTTCATAACAGAGTCGATACAACCAACGGAAGATTTACCTAGGAAGAGTAAGGACTTCATTGAATATGTAAAGAGCAGATTATTATGGTTTTGGGACCGAAGGTTGGCCATCAAAGAATTTTACTTTGCTATATTAGATCTTCGCTGCGTGCCAAATGATCTTGATCTTTGCTTGAAGTTGGTCGTTGAAAGTGGTGTTGAAATTTTAAGTATTTGTTTGCCTAAAGATGGTTCCATCAGCCAGGATGAGAAAGGTCGGGGGGGCGAATGTTATGTCTTACCGAAGGGTGTAATTGAAGTCAAATCACTTACCAAGTTGATGTTAGAAGGGGGTATTAGAGTCGATCAAGCATTCATGAATCATTCGATTAATAAGTTTTTCTCGTTGAGAGAATTACATTTGTTGCATGTCCTTTTGGAAGATAAACAAGCAATTGAGCGTCTCATTTCTTGCTGTCCTTTGATTGAAGTTATAATTTTGATGCTTTTAAGTGGCAGTATGAAGTGTTTGAGCATGCATGGTCTACAAAAGCTCAAGACAGTTTATGTTGATGGAATAAAAGAGGTTTATATCGATGAAGCTTCGAGTCTTAAGAGTTTATATTATTGCCATGATCGTTTGAACACACCATTTAAGATTGATTTTATTCACTGCAAATATTTAAAAGAGTTGCTCTTGTGTTTTAATGGTAATACTATTATCACAGAAAAATGGTTTCTTGAACTATTACCAAAATTTCCATTTCTTGAGACGTTGGAGATATGGCATTGTATACTGTCAGATACGATTAATATTTCAAGTGTTCAACTTAAATATTTAAAGGTATCGGATTGCTCTAACTTGAAGGAGGCCAACATTGATGCTCCAAATCTATTGTCATGTGGATTTGATCGTTTTAACGGCTCAAAACCTATTATATCTTTTTTAAACATGTCTACTCAACTACAAGTCCGTCTTAGTATCTTGATTGatgattttgatgttttttatgTGAGGGAAGTTCTCCAAAATATCAAACCTCAAAATGTTTTTATATCACTATCTCTCTCCATCTTTCATAATTATGTG GATGCACCAAAACTAGAGTTGTTGGATATTCCATCCCCTCCACCAAGTATCAAGCATATGGACCTATACATTCTTTCAGAAATAaatgaaactttttattcaGATATTGTTGATTTCTTACTTTTGTGTTGTGTCCCTGAAACTATATCTTGGGACTTGGATACTTGCATTAATCCTATACATTCTAGCAAAGCATTCGTTGAG TTTTTTTATGAAACGCTAAGGAGAAGAAAAGATGATACTAAGTGTTGGTGGCGTGACGCTAGATCTACAACAAATTATGGGACCATGTTAGAATCGTTGCCAAATTTTCCGGCTCAAAGTAATATTACCTCTAGACTATATTTGGACCTCTAG
- the LOC123882987 gene encoding uncharacterized protein LOC123882987 isoform X5, which translates to MSQVKKLEVSILVLGQKKPSSFFSCSSCSNTEEFVEYCINNAECLTIGVRKRSKGNNGYLISTRYIIVEQGLVKDPVFSFWLNRDPKAEEGGELVFGGVEPAHFKGKHWNSGDKEKILAGIKKVLTSKNFMLMFTSLRIAVQRSNFRTEWKRKNNSLAVPCRNKKPTSGSIHIYFFGDDGNSSQSTKPLVPKRVGIVFQFSESLSRK; encoded by the exons ATGAGCCAAGTTAAGAAATTGGAGGTCTCTATCTTGGTACTAGGCCAAAAGAAGCCATCTTCTTTCTTTAGCTG TAGCAGCTGCAGCAACACAGAAGAGTTTGTGGAGTATTGTATTAATAATGCAGAGTGCTTGACAATAGGAGTAAGGAAGAGAAGCAAGGGCAATAATGGCTACCTAATCAGCACCAG GTACATTATTGTCGAACAAGGTCTTGTTAAGGATCCTGTATTTTCATTTTGGCTAAATCGTGATCCGAAAGCAGAGGAAGGTGGCGAGCTTGTTTTCGGTGGTGTCGAACCTGCTCACTTCAAGGGCAAACACTGGAATTCCGGTGACAAGGAAAAGATATTGGCAG GGATAAAAAAAGTGTTGACTTCAAAAAACTTTATGCTCATGTTCACCAGTTTAAGGATAGCAGTGCAAAG GTCTAATTTTCGGACAGAGTGGAAGCGGAAAAACAACTCTCTTGCAG TTCCTTGCAGGAATAAGAAACCAACATCTGGATCCATtcacatatatttttttggggaTGATGGGAATTCTAGTCAATCTACAAAGCCGTTGGTGCCGAAAAGGGTTGGTATTGTCTTCCAGTTTTCAGAGAG CTTGAGTAGGAAATAG
- the LOC123882987 gene encoding uncharacterized protein LOC123882987 isoform X8 has product MSQVKKLEVSILVLGQKKPSSFFSCSSCSNTEEFVEYCINNAECLTIGVRKRSKGNNGYLISTRYIIVEQGLVKDPVFSFWLNRDPKAEEGGELVFGGVEPAHFKGKHWNSGDKEKILAGIKKVLTSKNFMLMFTSLRIAVQRSNFRTEWKRKNNSLAGIRNQHLDPFTYIFLGMMGILVNLQSRWCRKGLVLSSSFQRA; this is encoded by the exons ATGAGCCAAGTTAAGAAATTGGAGGTCTCTATCTTGGTACTAGGCCAAAAGAAGCCATCTTCTTTCTTTAGCTG TAGCAGCTGCAGCAACACAGAAGAGTTTGTGGAGTATTGTATTAATAATGCAGAGTGCTTGACAATAGGAGTAAGGAAGAGAAGCAAGGGCAATAATGGCTACCTAATCAGCACCAG GTACATTATTGTCGAACAAGGTCTTGTTAAGGATCCTGTATTTTCATTTTGGCTAAATCGTGATCCGAAAGCAGAGGAAGGTGGCGAGCTTGTTTTCGGTGGTGTCGAACCTGCTCACTTCAAGGGCAAACACTGGAATTCCGGTGACAAGGAAAAGATATTGGCAG GGATAAAAAAAGTGTTGACTTCAAAAAACTTTATGCTCATGTTCACCAGTTTAAGGATAGCAGTGCAAAG GTCTAATTTTCGGACAGAGTGGAAGCGGAAAAACAACTCTCTTGCAG GAATAAGAAACCAACATCTGGATCCATtcacatatatttttttggggaTGATGGGAATTCTAGTCAATCTACAAAGCCGTTGGTGCCGAAAAGGGTTGGTATTGTCTTCCAGTTTTCAGAGAG CTTGA
- the LOC123882987 gene encoding uncharacterized protein LOC123882987 isoform X7 → MSQVKKLEVSILVLGQKKPSSFFSCSCSNTEEFVEYCINNAECLTIGVRKRSKGNNGYLISTRYIIVEQGLVKDPVFSFWLNRDPKAEEGGELVFGGVEPAHFKGKHWNSGDKEKILAGIKKVLTSKNFMLMFTSLRIAVQSLGLIFGQSGSGKTTLLQFLAGIRNQHLDPFTYIFLGMMGILVNLQSRWCRKGLVLSSSFQRA, encoded by the exons ATGAGCCAAGTTAAGAAATTGGAGGTCTCTATCTTGGTACTAGGCCAAAAGAAGCCATCTTCTTTCTTTAGCTG CAGCTGCAGCAACACAGAAGAGTTTGTGGAGTATTGTATTAATAATGCAGAGTGCTTGACAATAGGAGTAAGGAAGAGAAGCAAGGGCAATAATGGCTACCTAATCAGCACCAG GTACATTATTGTCGAACAAGGTCTTGTTAAGGATCCTGTATTTTCATTTTGGCTAAATCGTGATCCGAAAGCAGAGGAAGGTGGCGAGCTTGTTTTCGGTGGTGTCGAACCTGCTCACTTCAAGGGCAAACACTGGAATTCCGGTGACAAGGAAAAGATATTGGCAG GGATAAAAAAAGTGTTGACTTCAAAAAACTTTATGCTCATGTTCACCAGTTTAAGGATAGCAGTGCAAAG TTTAGGTCTAATTTTCGGACAGAGTGGAAGCGGAAAAACAACTCTCTTGCAG TTCCTTGCAGGAATAAGAAACCAACATCTGGATCCATtcacatatatttttttggggaTGATGGGAATTCTAGTCAATCTACAAAGCCGTTGGTGCCGAAAAGGGTTGGTATTGTCTTCCAGTTTTCAGAGAG CTTGA
- the LOC123882987 gene encoding uncharacterized protein LOC123882987 isoform X1: MSQVKKLEVSILVLGQKKPSSFFSCSSCSNTEEFVEYCINNAECLTIGVRKRSKGNNGYLISTRYIIVEQGLVKDPVFSFWLNRDPKAEEGGELVFGGVEPAHFKGKHWNSGDKEKILAGIKKVLTSKNFMLMFTSLRIAVQRSNFRTEWKRKNNSLAVPCRNKKPTSGSIHIYFFGDDGNSSQSTKPLVPKRVGIVFQFSERNCYRLNVAQPKKNRPRKVHNEPTFQAYHIL; the protein is encoded by the exons ATGAGCCAAGTTAAGAAATTGGAGGTCTCTATCTTGGTACTAGGCCAAAAGAAGCCATCTTCTTTCTTTAGCTG TAGCAGCTGCAGCAACACAGAAGAGTTTGTGGAGTATTGTATTAATAATGCAGAGTGCTTGACAATAGGAGTAAGGAAGAGAAGCAAGGGCAATAATGGCTACCTAATCAGCACCAG GTACATTATTGTCGAACAAGGTCTTGTTAAGGATCCTGTATTTTCATTTTGGCTAAATCGTGATCCGAAAGCAGAGGAAGGTGGCGAGCTTGTTTTCGGTGGTGTCGAACCTGCTCACTTCAAGGGCAAACACTGGAATTCCGGTGACAAGGAAAAGATATTGGCAG GGATAAAAAAAGTGTTGACTTCAAAAAACTTTATGCTCATGTTCACCAGTTTAAGGATAGCAGTGCAAAG GTCTAATTTTCGGACAGAGTGGAAGCGGAAAAACAACTCTCTTGCAG TTCCTTGCAGGAATAAGAAACCAACATCTGGATCCATtcacatatatttttttggggaTGATGGGAATTCTAGTCAATCTACAAAGCCGTTGGTGCCGAAAAGGGTTGGTATTGTCTTCCAGTTTTCAGAGAG GAATTGCTACAGATTAAATGTGGCTCAGCCCAAGAAGAACAGACCTAGAAAAGTTCACAATGAACCAACATTTCAGGCTTACCACATCTTgtaa
- the LOC123882987 gene encoding uncharacterized protein LOC123882987 isoform X9: MSQVKKLEVSILVLGQKKPSSFFSCSSCSNTEEFVEYCINNAECLTIGVRKRSKGNNGYLISTRDKKSVDFKKLYAHVHQFKDSSAKFRSNFRTEWKRKNNSLAVPCRNKKPTSGSIHIYFFGDDGNSSQSTKPLVPKRVGIVFQFSERNCYRLNVAQPKKNRPRKVHNEPTFQAYHIL; this comes from the exons ATGAGCCAAGTTAAGAAATTGGAGGTCTCTATCTTGGTACTAGGCCAAAAGAAGCCATCTTCTTTCTTTAGCTG TAGCAGCTGCAGCAACACAGAAGAGTTTGTGGAGTATTGTATTAATAATGCAGAGTGCTTGACAATAGGAGTAAGGAAGAGAAGCAAGGGCAATAATGGCTACCTAATCAGCACCAG GGATAAAAAAAGTGTTGACTTCAAAAAACTTTATGCTCATGTTCACCAGTTTAAGGATAGCAGTGCAAAG TTTAGGTCTAATTTTCGGACAGAGTGGAAGCGGAAAAACAACTCTCTTGCAG TTCCTTGCAGGAATAAGAAACCAACATCTGGATCCATtcacatatatttttttggggaTGATGGGAATTCTAGTCAATCTACAAAGCCGTTGGTGCCGAAAAGGGTTGGTATTGTCTTCCAGTTTTCAGAGAG GAATTGCTACAGATTAAATGTGGCTCAGCCCAAGAAGAACAGACCTAGAAAAGTTCACAATGAACCAACATTTCAGGCTTACCACATCTTgtaa
- the LOC123882987 gene encoding uncharacterized protein LOC123882987 isoform X2 — translation MSQVKKLEVSILVLGQKKPSSFFSCSCSNTEEFVEYCINNAECLTIGVRKRSKGNNGYLISTRYIIVEQGLVKDPVFSFWLNRDPKAEEGGELVFGGVEPAHFKGKHWNSGDKEKILAGIKKVLTSKNFMLMFTSLRIAVQRSNFRTEWKRKNNSLAVPCRNKKPTSGSIHIYFFGDDGNSSQSTKPLVPKRVGIVFQFSERNCYRLNVAQPKKNRPRKVHNEPTFQAYHIL, via the exons ATGAGCCAAGTTAAGAAATTGGAGGTCTCTATCTTGGTACTAGGCCAAAAGAAGCCATCTTCTTTCTTTAGCTG CAGCTGCAGCAACACAGAAGAGTTTGTGGAGTATTGTATTAATAATGCAGAGTGCTTGACAATAGGAGTAAGGAAGAGAAGCAAGGGCAATAATGGCTACCTAATCAGCACCAG GTACATTATTGTCGAACAAGGTCTTGTTAAGGATCCTGTATTTTCATTTTGGCTAAATCGTGATCCGAAAGCAGAGGAAGGTGGCGAGCTTGTTTTCGGTGGTGTCGAACCTGCTCACTTCAAGGGCAAACACTGGAATTCCGGTGACAAGGAAAAGATATTGGCAG GGATAAAAAAAGTGTTGACTTCAAAAAACTTTATGCTCATGTTCACCAGTTTAAGGATAGCAGTGCAAAG GTCTAATTTTCGGACAGAGTGGAAGCGGAAAAACAACTCTCTTGCAG TTCCTTGCAGGAATAAGAAACCAACATCTGGATCCATtcacatatatttttttggggaTGATGGGAATTCTAGTCAATCTACAAAGCCGTTGGTGCCGAAAAGGGTTGGTATTGTCTTCCAGTTTTCAGAGAG GAATTGCTACAGATTAAATGTGGCTCAGCCCAAGAAGAACAGACCTAGAAAAGTTCACAATGAACCAACATTTCAGGCTTACCACATCTTgtaa
- the LOC123882987 gene encoding uncharacterized protein LOC123882987 isoform X10 has protein sequence MSQVKKLEVSILVLGQKKPSSFFSCSCSNTEEFVEYCINNAECLTIGVRKRSKGNNGYLISTRDKKSVDFKKLYAHVHQFKDSSAKFRSNFRTEWKRKNNSLAVPCRNKKPTSGSIHIYFFGDDGNSSQSTKPLVPKRVGIVFQFSERNCYRLNVAQPKKNRPRKVHNEPTFQAYHIL, from the exons ATGAGCCAAGTTAAGAAATTGGAGGTCTCTATCTTGGTACTAGGCCAAAAGAAGCCATCTTCTTTCTTTAGCTG CAGCTGCAGCAACACAGAAGAGTTTGTGGAGTATTGTATTAATAATGCAGAGTGCTTGACAATAGGAGTAAGGAAGAGAAGCAAGGGCAATAATGGCTACCTAATCAGCACCAG GGATAAAAAAAGTGTTGACTTCAAAAAACTTTATGCTCATGTTCACCAGTTTAAGGATAGCAGTGCAAAG TTTAGGTCTAATTTTCGGACAGAGTGGAAGCGGAAAAACAACTCTCTTGCAG TTCCTTGCAGGAATAAGAAACCAACATCTGGATCCATtcacatatatttttttggggaTGATGGGAATTCTAGTCAATCTACAAAGCCGTTGGTGCCGAAAAGGGTTGGTATTGTCTTCCAGTTTTCAGAGAG GAATTGCTACAGATTAAATGTGGCTCAGCCCAAGAAGAACAGACCTAGAAAAGTTCACAATGAACCAACATTTCAGGCTTACCACATCTTgtaa
- the LOC123882987 gene encoding uncharacterized protein LOC123882987 isoform X3 produces MSQVKKLEVSILVLGQKKPSSFFSCSSCSNTEEFVEYCINNAECLTIGVRKRSKGNNGYLISTRYIIVEQGLVKDPVFSFWLNRDPKAEEGGELVFGGVEPAHFKGKHWNSGDKEKILAGIKKVLTSKNFMLMFTSLRIAVQSLGLIFGQSGSGKTTLLQFLAGIRNQHLDPFTYIFLGMMGILVNLQSRWCRKGLVLSSSFQRGIATD; encoded by the exons ATGAGCCAAGTTAAGAAATTGGAGGTCTCTATCTTGGTACTAGGCCAAAAGAAGCCATCTTCTTTCTTTAGCTG TAGCAGCTGCAGCAACACAGAAGAGTTTGTGGAGTATTGTATTAATAATGCAGAGTGCTTGACAATAGGAGTAAGGAAGAGAAGCAAGGGCAATAATGGCTACCTAATCAGCACCAG GTACATTATTGTCGAACAAGGTCTTGTTAAGGATCCTGTATTTTCATTTTGGCTAAATCGTGATCCGAAAGCAGAGGAAGGTGGCGAGCTTGTTTTCGGTGGTGTCGAACCTGCTCACTTCAAGGGCAAACACTGGAATTCCGGTGACAAGGAAAAGATATTGGCAG GGATAAAAAAAGTGTTGACTTCAAAAAACTTTATGCTCATGTTCACCAGTTTAAGGATAGCAGTGCAAAG TTTAGGTCTAATTTTCGGACAGAGTGGAAGCGGAAAAACAACTCTCTTGCAG TTCCTTGCAGGAATAAGAAACCAACATCTGGATCCATtcacatatatttttttggggaTGATGGGAATTCTAGTCAATCTACAAAGCCGTTGGTGCCGAAAAGGGTTGGTATTGTCTTCCAGTTTTCAGAGAG GAATTGCTACAGATTAA
- the LOC123882987 gene encoding uncharacterized protein LOC123882987 isoform X4 → MSQVKKLEVSILVLGQKKPSSFFSCSCSNTEEFVEYCINNAECLTIGVRKRSKGNNGYLISTRYIIVEQGLVKDPVFSFWLNRDPKAEEGGELVFGGVEPAHFKGKHWNSGDKEKILAGIKKVLTSKNFMLMFTSLRIAVQSLGLIFGQSGSGKTTLLQFLAGIRNQHLDPFTYIFLGMMGILVNLQSRWCRKGLVLSSSFQRGTNIN, encoded by the exons ATGAGCCAAGTTAAGAAATTGGAGGTCTCTATCTTGGTACTAGGCCAAAAGAAGCCATCTTCTTTCTTTAGCTG CAGCTGCAGCAACACAGAAGAGTTTGTGGAGTATTGTATTAATAATGCAGAGTGCTTGACAATAGGAGTAAGGAAGAGAAGCAAGGGCAATAATGGCTACCTAATCAGCACCAG GTACATTATTGTCGAACAAGGTCTTGTTAAGGATCCTGTATTTTCATTTTGGCTAAATCGTGATCCGAAAGCAGAGGAAGGTGGCGAGCTTGTTTTCGGTGGTGTCGAACCTGCTCACTTCAAGGGCAAACACTGGAATTCCGGTGACAAGGAAAAGATATTGGCAG GGATAAAAAAAGTGTTGACTTCAAAAAACTTTATGCTCATGTTCACCAGTTTAAGGATAGCAGTGCAAAG TTTAGGTCTAATTTTCGGACAGAGTGGAAGCGGAAAAACAACTCTCTTGCAG TTCCTTGCAGGAATAAGAAACCAACATCTGGATCCATtcacatatatttttttggggaTGATGGGAATTCTAGTCAATCTACAAAGCCGTTGGTGCCGAAAAGGGTTGGTATTGTCTTCCAGTTTTCAGAGAGGTACAaatataaactaa
- the LOC123882987 gene encoding uncharacterized protein LOC123882987 isoform X6: MSQVKKLEVSILVLGQKKPSSFFSCSSCSNTEEFVEYCINNAECLTIGVRKRSKGNNGYLISTRYIIVEQGLVKDPVFSFWLNRDPKAEEGGELVFGGVEPAHFKGKHWNSGDKEKILAGIKKVLTSKNFMLMFTSLRIAVQRSNFRTEWKRKNNSLAGIRNQHLDPFTYIFLGMMGILVNLQSRWCRKGLVLSSSFQRGTNIN, from the exons ATGAGCCAAGTTAAGAAATTGGAGGTCTCTATCTTGGTACTAGGCCAAAAGAAGCCATCTTCTTTCTTTAGCTG TAGCAGCTGCAGCAACACAGAAGAGTTTGTGGAGTATTGTATTAATAATGCAGAGTGCTTGACAATAGGAGTAAGGAAGAGAAGCAAGGGCAATAATGGCTACCTAATCAGCACCAG GTACATTATTGTCGAACAAGGTCTTGTTAAGGATCCTGTATTTTCATTTTGGCTAAATCGTGATCCGAAAGCAGAGGAAGGTGGCGAGCTTGTTTTCGGTGGTGTCGAACCTGCTCACTTCAAGGGCAAACACTGGAATTCCGGTGACAAGGAAAAGATATTGGCAG GGATAAAAAAAGTGTTGACTTCAAAAAACTTTATGCTCATGTTCACCAGTTTAAGGATAGCAGTGCAAAG GTCTAATTTTCGGACAGAGTGGAAGCGGAAAAACAACTCTCTTGCAG GAATAAGAAACCAACATCTGGATCCATtcacatatatttttttggggaTGATGGGAATTCTAGTCAATCTACAAAGCCGTTGGTGCCGAAAAGGGTTGGTATTGTCTTCCAGTTTTCAGAGAGGTACAaatataaactaa
- the LOC123882987 gene encoding uncharacterized protein LOC123882987 isoform X11 produces the protein MSQVKKLEVSILVLGQKKPSSFFSCSSCSNTEEFVEYCINNAECLTIGVRKRSKGNNGYLISTRYIIVEQGLVKDPVFSFWLNRDPKAEEGGELVFGGVEPAHFKGKHWNSGDKEKILAGIKKVLTSKNFMLMFTSLRIAVQSLGLIFGQSGSGKTTLLQE, from the exons ATGAGCCAAGTTAAGAAATTGGAGGTCTCTATCTTGGTACTAGGCCAAAAGAAGCCATCTTCTTTCTTTAGCTG TAGCAGCTGCAGCAACACAGAAGAGTTTGTGGAGTATTGTATTAATAATGCAGAGTGCTTGACAATAGGAGTAAGGAAGAGAAGCAAGGGCAATAATGGCTACCTAATCAGCACCAG GTACATTATTGTCGAACAAGGTCTTGTTAAGGATCCTGTATTTTCATTTTGGCTAAATCGTGATCCGAAAGCAGAGGAAGGTGGCGAGCTTGTTTTCGGTGGTGTCGAACCTGCTCACTTCAAGGGCAAACACTGGAATTCCGGTGACAAGGAAAAGATATTGGCAG GGATAAAAAAAGTGTTGACTTCAAAAAACTTTATGCTCATGTTCACCAGTTTAAGGATAGCAGTGCAAAG TTTAGGTCTAATTTTCGGACAGAGTGGAAGCGGAAAAACAACTCTCTTGCAG GAATAA
- the LOC123886784 gene encoding F-box/FBD/LRR-repeat protein At3g26920-like yields MKSQKVEKPCRRRNNSRRKPTISTPTVDRISDLPDSILCHILSFIPTKQVVATSLLSPRWKSIWLSVLTLDLEDKTFKDFTSFQNFTFIAIFSRNITLPILSFRFKCSNNNSLDFDFVDNFASFVMQRGIENLNISTSTKLPSSILNCKTLKVLELENLRVEDFSHQMDLPLLESLHLNEVDFEHHEYLVKLLSSCPILEDLQLKCIRIPDFLVGKENFKSLPSLKSLYVEFSTYVSWPNRWSWLLEMLECCSKLQHLTIQDSANEDNLYNNWKEPPKVPHCLSSELRTYCIKDYNYHFYYKKIELQFAKYILHNSKVLHTMTILNSSRIVDMNARLQMFIELSSSTWDSSYCKLLFVP; encoded by the exons ATGAAAAGCCAAAAAGTGGAAAAACCATGCCGTCGCCGCAATAACTCTCGCCGGAAGCCTACAATTTCAACTCCAACGGTAGATAGAATTAGCGACTTGCCGGATTCAATTCTATGTcacattctttcttttattccAACCAAACAAGTGGTCGCCACTAGCCTCCTCTCACCTAGGTGGAAGTCAATATGGCTCTCAGTCCTAACTCTCGACTTGGAGGACAAAACCTTCAAAGACTTTACTTCCTTCCAAAACTTCACATTCATAGCAATATTCTCACGAAACATCACATTGCCAATTCTTTCATTTCGCTTCAAATGTAGCAACAACAATTCTCTTGACTTTGATTTCGTCGATAATTTTGCTTCCTTTGTAATGCAAAGAGGGATTGAAAACCTAAACATCAGCACTTCTACTAAATTACCCTCTAGCATTCTTAATTGTAAGACTCTTAAGGTTCTTGAATTGGAAAACCTAAGAGTTGAAGATTTTTCTCATCAAATGGATCTTCCTCTTCTCGAATCTCTCCATTTGAACGAAGTCGATTTCGAACATCACGAATATCTTGTCAAACTTCTATCAAGTTGTCCTATTCTCGAAGATTTGCAACTAAAATGTATACGGATACCGGATTTTCTTGTTGGAAAGGAAAATTTTAAGTCCTTGCCTAGCTTGAAGAGTCTATATGTAGaattt AGCACCTATGTATCTTGGCCTAATAGGTGGAGCTGGTTACTAGAAATGCTTGAATGTTGCTCTAAACTTCAACATCTTACCATTCAG GATTCTGCAAATGAAGACAATTTGTACAACAATTGGAAGGAACCACCAAAAGTTCCACATTGTCTTTCATCAGAGCTTAGAACATATTGCATTAAAGATTATAACTACCACTTCTACTACAAAAAAATTGAGCTTCAATttgcaaaatatattttgcatAATTCAAAAGTATTACATACTATGACAATATTGAATAGCTCTCGCATTGTAGATATGAATGCAAGGCTCCAAATGTTTATTGAATTATCTTCATCCACATGGGACTCTTCATATTGTAAACTTTTATTTGTTCCATGA